The stretch of DNA CATCCATTAATAGAAAATGCTTTTTTGTTAAAAAAACAAAAAAGCATTTTTATTCGATTATTTCACGAGTGCTGCGCAGTTATAAAAAAAACTTGCGTCCTCTATTTAAGTAGCCAAACAAAACGAATAGTAGATTAAATATTTGCTATCACAAAAGCAGTCATTTAATCAATAGATTACTTTTGCACTACAAATTTTCGTTGTTGTGCATAACCTTCGTTATTGCTAATTTTTAAATAGTAAATTCCCGCACTGAGTTGACTCGTTGTCATTTTTAGCTGTTGGCTATTTGCACTACTAATTGATTTTCTTTCTTGATGAACCAACGTTCCTAATGCATCATAAACTTCTAAATCTATCCGACTATTTTGGTTGGAACTAAGCTGAATCGTTAAATAATCATCTGTTGGTACAGGAAATACACGAACAATATCCCAGCCTTCTATGCTGACAACTTTCCAGTCAGAATAACGAGCATTTCCATCATAATCAACCGTCTTGATTCTATAATAAGAAGTCCCTCTATAGGCATTTTCATCAATGATACGATACGCAACATTTGACAATCCTTTTGCTTTAATTTGTTCTACTGTTTCTGCTGTTATGGCATCTTGCGAACGCTCTACTTCATAATAGTCAATCTCCTGTTCACTGCTTGCAGTCCAATCTACCTGTACCTGATCTCCTGTTATAACCTGTGCATCAAAAGCAGATAGATCCGCTTGCAATAAGATATTTTGGAAAGGAATTAAAATAAAATGTGAGAAAGAACTAACTTCAAATTCTAAAGCAATAATAGCCGTTACATCATCAAAGGGATCAGCTACTGTTCCCGTCATAGGGATAACCGTATAAGGCAAAACCGTAGGAGTTCCTACCCCAATTGTTCCACTGCTATATTTTAGCAATTGCAAATCCGTAGCAGGATTTAACGTTCCTGATACATTATGCGGATGATTCCCCCAGTAAGTACTTCCTGCCAGACGATCCAATTCTGCTTGTGTAAAAAACAAACGAACCCGAGCAGGACCATTATTCGCAGGGACAATATCCCAATGCCTTTCCAGATAAGGATAGTTGATTCCCATATAATTAACAGTTTGAATCGTAGGATCAAAAAATACTTCTACATTGGTCATTCCCAAAGCTTGGTTGTCTGTTGAATTGACAGAATCACGTAAGGCTAAAATAGGTTCTCCTTCTATATCGTCCATAAAGGTAAACCAAGTTGGCTCATTGTTTAATTCACAACTAGCTGTTGTAGGAAAATCCACTAAGGTATCTTGACTCGACGAGAATACCCAAATATCTAATGGAGTCGTTGCTGTTAACTCTCCACATCTAGACGTTTGTACCTTTATTTGGTATTGTATTTCTGAGGCAGTAGTTGGCAATGGCATATAATAAGTATAAGGAGTACTAGCATCATTATCATCATCGTTTACCGTCAGCACATTTGATCCTGAATTACTATTGATGTCTGTCCAAGTATAATCTAAGAAGTAAGGAGCAGTACCTGTCATTGTTACAGGAGCATAGTTAGGGCTACTGTATTTACACAGGTGAATACTATCCGATCCTGTCAATTGAGGTGTAACCAAAGGTGGTAGATTAAAAGCCCAAATTCCCGTAGCAGAGCCATTGATATTATCGCTATTTACTCCTGTTTGGAATTCCAAAAAAGGATGTATCAATTGATAACTGGTCGGAACAAATGTCATATTAGTTTCTTTAGTTCCTTCTATATCTTTGACTTTTACAAAATCCAAACAAAACGCAGCTCCATAAGGCTTGTGCAGGTAGGCGGTTGCTCCTGATGTTGTCGATTCGATAAATACAAAACTGGCAGAATTGCCATTGGCAATTAACTTACCATGTGGGGCATTAAGAATTTGTTGATTTCCTGCTCCCAAGTAATAATACTGACCGCCTTCCATTCGGATAGAATCAAAAGCATTATCATTGTATAAATAAGTTGTTCCCAATAATTCTGCATAACCATAACTAGTAGAATTATGAATATAAGAAGGGTCATCCAAATCCTCAAATCGTACTCGATTATACGTAAGCCCATCTCCCATATAAAAGTTTTTGCTGTAAGTGAAGTTGGTCAGGTTGTCTGCAAATACAACTTGGCTGGTTCCTGCATTTAAGGTGAAGTTTGTTGCCGTTCTTACATCCCAAGGATAGCGAGTTTGGGCAGACCAATGGGTATAGTACATTCCATTGCACAAATGATTGATCGTAGAACTTCCTAAGTTTAGGGTTCTGGTCTTAGTCCCTGTAGCAACAAATTGGGCAGGAATGGTTAGGTCATAATTATTGGTATTAAAAGTTCCTCCTTTTAGAGAAAAGATTCCATATCGTCGGTAAGTAGTGCTGCTTGTCCAAGAATTATCCATTTCAAAATCGCCCAAAAGTTCCCAAACTCCAGTTGCGTTATCAAATTCAATCTTAAAAATTTCTAGGATGGTATTGTTCGTGTTTATATCGCCACTACCAACCATATGAATGGCTCCACGATAATCAAAATTAGTCATTGCATTTGCCAACATCAAACTCTCATTGATATAAATCTTATTGGGCGATTCAGGGATATTACCACTAATGGAACCCGTTCCAATTAATTTAGCATCTGCTTGAAAAATTAAGCTACGGCAATAGGCAGAACCAATTACTTCGCAACCATTACTAGTCGCAGAAAAAGAATTTGCATCAAAGATAACAGAGTCTAATAAAGAAGGAATACAAGCACTATCTCCAACCAAATTCGTTGGGTTGGTCGTCCAATGCCCTGGATCTGCCCACAAGCCTTCAAAATCAGTGGCATCATCTTGATGTGCCCGCCAATAAAAAGTAGTGCCTGTTCCTGTTGTAAATGAAATATTACTATTATTCCCCGCATCGATTGAATTGGTCGCTGTAATCGTAGGATTAGCAGCATTGTTTAGCCCCTGCAAAGATGCATAGTCTATATTGGCAGTGCCATTGATGGTAACGGGAATAGTAGCCGTTCCATAACCGTTTGTTTGCAAGGTAATCGCTCCCGCACAATCTCCGACGGCATTCAAATCTCCTGCTATTGTTAACGTACTTCCCGTAGCAGCAGGAAAGGTATATTCCTTACCCGCTGCCAAATTCATATCACCATTATACAAGGTCATAGCACCACTCACATTGATAATAGACTGGGTTGCATGATTGCCATAAAAAGAGTAGCTAAAATTTCCATTGTCCAAAAAGGTCACATCTCCTTCTATGGTTACACTATAATAAAGACTGGCAACAGGACCGTAAAAAATAACATTGGGTAAGGTTCTTATATTAATTGCAGTATAATTAACAGGCTGAAAATGGAACGTTGTTGTTCCTGTATAGGTCTTAGTTCCTGATCGATCAGAAACGCTCCATCTGTCGTTGCCATAAATAAACACTTGTGTACTATCCATGACTACATGCCCAGGATAAAACCTAAGCAAAAAGATCGAATCGCTTTTTGACCGAAGCACAGAGCTCGCACCACTGGCATGAATTCCTCTATTTGGAGCTTTATAGTTCCCTACTATTTCGTAATCTGCATTTTTCATAATGGTAAAATCTACATTCATTGTAGCATTATTGAGCTGAATGGTATCAGCCGTACCATATCCATAAATATAACCTTGACTCATATTCGATAGGCTTACATTAGGGCAAGCTTTCAAGTCTCCAAACATATTTAAAGTCGTATAGAATCGCAATTGAGATCCTGCGCTAATAGAGTTATCAAAAGTCAGATCATGGCAGTAAGCTAAAGAATCAAAACGTACAAAAGTATGCGTAGAATAAGAATTAGCGTCAAAAAACACATCATCTACAGGAGTTGGTAGACAAGTAGCAGGGGAAAAAGTTGCTCCTATTTTTTCTTCCCAATTTCCGAGCGTATGCCAGTTGTCGTCTACATTGTCTCTAAAATATAACTGCCGAGCACTAGGAGAATTGATGGTCCAGTTGGGATCATTCCCATTCGCATCAATACTATTGTTCGCTACATAAGAACGACCTCCTGTTACATCACAATTCGTATTTGCCAAAAGAATATTATTCAGGGTCAAAGTGCCTGGAGTGAGTTTATGAATCGTCATGGAATTTCCGCCACTAGATATCGGACCTATTGAGAAAAAATGATCACAAAGATTTGGGGCAACTACATTTTCTAAGTAAATATGAGGAGCGCCAGCAGTATGCCAACTAAAAACAGCCCTTCTGTCTTTAAAATAAAGGTTGTGAACCGTAAAACTATTGGTACTATAAATAAAGTATAACCTAGTGTTCAACAATAAATGATTGATCGAAGAACTTTTACTATTGTTCATATCTAAATAACAATAAACACCTGTGTAATTTAGGGCTCTTGCATTGTTCACTTTCATCGTAACGGAGTCGTAATCCAATCCTTTTCCTAAAGACAACCAATTGTATCCATTATGCCAATCAAAGATAAGGTGCGATCCTGTTGCATCAAAGTTTGAATAGTTATTGGTTAGCGTATCAAAATCAAGTTTCCAAGACCGTTGAAGATGATAACCATCTACTGTTATTTTAGAACCATTTAGAAGAAGCCCTCGATCTGAGTTGTTGTTGTCACTATGAAAAAAATCAACAGAAACCTCTTGTCCATTGGTATTTAAAGTTCCACTCAAC from Aureispira anguillae encodes:
- a CDS encoding T9SS type A sorting domain-containing protein, producing MKKNLEPVIFFFVIFFLITNVLYAQPNKQYYWKGNSGDFNDPTMWWVDGFGSGTSATQAPNSTNSVFFTAAAFSTPNITITINANSNCDSMIWDNAILVANTPTLSGNSSVSIDVYGSFGLATNLDVQYQGMLRFRSQRNGIETIDPKGKMLRLLKLDIDGSANTEFRLLSKLHVADFNNSPSNFLPSQGGFIELLSGTLNTNGQEVSVDFFHSDNNNSDRGLLLNGSKITVDGYHLQRSWKLDFDTLTNNYSNFDATGSHLIFDWHNGYNWLSLGKGLDYDSVTMKVNNARALNYTGVYCYLDMNNSKSSSINHLLLNTRLYFIYSTNSFTVHNLYFKDRRAVFSWHTAGAPHIYLENVVAPNLCDHFFSIGPISSGGNSMTIHKLTPGTLTLNNILLANTNCDVTGGRSYVANNSIDANGNDPNWTINSPSARQLYFRDNVDDNWHTLGNWEEKIGATFSPATCLPTPVDDVFFDANSYSTHTFVRFDSLAYCHDLTFDNSISAGSQLRFYTTLNMFGDLKACPNVSLSNMSQGYIYGYGTADTIQLNNATMNVDFTIMKNADYEIVGNYKAPNRGIHASGASSVLRSKSDSIFLLRFYPGHVVMDSTQVFIYGNDRWSVSDRSGTKTYTGTTTFHFQPVNYTAINIRTLPNVIFYGPVASLYYSVTIEGDVTFLDNGNFSYSFYGNHATQSIINVSGAMTLYNGDMNLAAGKEYTFPAATGSTLTIAGDLNAVGDCAGAITLQTNGYGTATIPVTINGTANIDYASLQGLNNAANPTITATNSIDAGNNSNISFTTGTGTTFYWRAHQDDATDFEGLWADPGHWTTNPTNLVGDSACIPSLLDSVIFDANSFSATSNGCEVIGSAYCRSLIFQADAKLIGTGSISGNIPESPNKIYINESLMLANAMTNFDYRGAIHMVGSGDINTNNTILEIFKIEFDNATGVWELLGDFEMDNSWTSSTTYRRYGIFSLKGGTFNTNNYDLTIPAQFVATGTKTRTLNLGSSTINHLCNGMYYTHWSAQTRYPWDVRTATNFTLNAGTSQVVFADNLTNFTYSKNFYMGDGLTYNRVRFEDLDDPSYIHNSTSYGYAELLGTTYLYNDNAFDSIRMEGGQYYYLGAGNQQILNAPHGKLIANGNSASFVFIESTTSGATAYLHKPYGAAFCLDFVKVKDIEGTKETNMTFVPTSYQLIHPFLEFQTGVNSDNINGSATGIWAFNLPPLVTPQLTGSDSIHLCKYSSPNYAPVTMTGTAPYFLDYTWTDINSNSGSNVLTVNDDDNDASTPYTYYMPLPTTASEIQYQIKVQTSRCGELTATTPLDIWVFSSSQDTLVDFPTTASCELNNEPTWFTFMDDIEGEPILALRDSVNSTDNQALGMTNVEVFFDPTIQTVNYMGINYPYLERHWDIVPANNGPARVRLFFTQAELDRLAGSTYWGNHPHNVSGTLNPATDLQLLKYSSGTIGVGTPTVLPYTVIPMTGTVADPFDDVTAIIALEFEVSSFSHFILIPFQNILLQADLSAFDAQVITGDQVQVDWTASSEQEIDYYEVERSQDAITAETVEQIKAKGLSNVAYRIIDENAYRGTSYYRIKTVDYDGNARYSDWKVVSIEGWDIVRVFPVPTDDYLTIQLSSNQNSRIDLEVYDALGTLVHQERKSISSANSQQLKMTTSQLSAGIYYLKISNNEGYAQQRKFVVQK